Proteins co-encoded in one Chloroflexota bacterium genomic window:
- a CDS encoding carbon-nitrogen hydrolase yields MRDLRVALAQIRPRLGDVAHNLATHLDYADRAVQAGCHIVVFPEQSLTGYFLSDLVAEVAVPRDDASLAPLLDASRDIDIVFGFVERTADHRFVPAAAFASGGRLLHVHQKVYLVTYGLFDEARDLAPGRHVRAFDTAHGRQAMLICEDLWHPTSAALAAADGADVIFGLSSSPGRGVGGGASELGSAETWHALNRLYAQMLVCYMVHVNRVGFEDGVNFWGGSEVVAPDGACLARAPDFEEALVVADLPDSRLRRQRTRLPLRRDENLELVSREFARIAAERRDGINS; encoded by the coding sequence GTGCGAGATCTGCGGGTGGCGCTGGCGCAAATCCGCCCCCGCCTGGGCGACGTGGCGCACAATCTGGCCACCCATCTCGACTACGCCGATCGCGCCGTGCAGGCCGGCTGCCACATCGTCGTATTCCCGGAGCAGTCCCTGACGGGATACTTCCTCAGCGACCTGGTTGCCGAGGTCGCCGTCCCCCGTGACGACGCCAGTCTCGCGCCGCTCCTGGATGCCAGCCGCGACATCGACATCGTCTTTGGATTCGTTGAGCGCACGGCCGACCACCGCTTCGTCCCGGCGGCGGCGTTCGCCTCAGGCGGCCGACTATTGCACGTCCACCAGAAGGTCTATTTGGTGACCTATGGCCTGTTCGACGAGGCGCGCGACTTGGCGCCCGGCCGGCACGTGCGGGCCTTCGACACAGCGCATGGGCGGCAGGCCATGCTGATCTGTGAGGATCTATGGCATCCGACCAGCGCGGCGCTGGCGGCGGCCGACGGCGCGGACGTGATCTTCGGCCTATCCAGCAGTCCCGGCCGTGGCGTGGGTGGCGGCGCGAGCGAGCTGGGAAGCGCCGAAACCTGGCACGCGCTGAATCGCCTCTACGCCCAGATGCTCGTCTGCTACATGGTGCACGTGAACCGCGTGGGGTTCGAGGATGGGGTGAACTTTTGGGGCGGATCGGAAGTCGTGGCGCCGGACGGCGCCTGCCTGGCGCGAGCCCCCGATTTCGAGGAGGCGTTGGTCGTGGCCGATCTTCCCGATAGCCGGCTGCGGCGTCAGCGCACTCGCCTGCCGCTGCGCCGGGACGAGAACCTCGAGCTGGTGAGCCGCGAGTTTGCGCGCATCGCCGCGGAGCGCCGCGATGGCATCAATAGCTGA
- a CDS encoding NAD+ synthase, whose amino-acid sequence MASIAETSLQRRARDGLRLDTALAEQVLVRFIADAISKFGFTRAVVNTSGGIDSALTCALAARALGPDNVLALMLPYRTSNPASRRDAETLAQALGVETQVIDVSHAVDGYLDELDDDTTPVRRGNVMSRTRMIAAYDQSLAFDALVVGTSNKTELLLGYGTLHGDMASAVNPIGDLYKTQVRQLAAALELPASILEKPPSADLWQGQSDEDELGFTYELADEVLYLLVDEWHTVDEIAAGGYDAALAGEIRRRVQQTQFKRRPPVIAKLSDRTIDRDFRYPRDWGR is encoded by the coding sequence ATGGCATCAATAGCTGAAACGTCCCTCCAACGTCGGGCGCGTGACGGATTGCGGTTGGATACCGCGCTCGCCGAGCAGGTGCTGGTGCGTTTCATCGCCGACGCGATTTCGAAGTTCGGCTTCACGCGAGCCGTGGTGAACACCTCAGGCGGCATCGACTCGGCCCTGACCTGCGCCCTCGCGGCCCGCGCGCTGGGACCGGACAACGTGCTGGCGCTCATGCTGCCCTACCGCACCAGCAATCCTGCGAGCCGGCGAGACGCCGAAACGCTGGCGCAGGCGCTCGGAGTCGAAACCCAGGTCATCGACGTCAGCCACGCGGTCGACGGCTACCTGGACGAGCTCGACGACGACACCACGCCGGTGCGGCGGGGAAACGTGATGTCTCGGACGCGCATGATCGCCGCCTACGATCAGTCCCTGGCGTTCGACGCGCTGGTGGTGGGCACCAGCAACAAGACGGAACTGCTGCTGGGCTACGGCACGCTGCACGGGGACATGGCCAGCGCCGTCAATCCCATCGGCGACCTCTACAAGACCCAGGTGCGCCAGCTGGCGGCGGCGCTGGAGCTTCCGGCGTCGATCCTGGAAAAGCCGCCGTCCGCGGACCTCTGGCAGGGCCAGTCCGACGAGGACGAGCTGGGGTTCACCTACGAATTGGCCGATGAGGTGCTCTATCTGCTCGTCGACGAGTGGCACACGGTGGACGAGATCGCCGCGGGCGGCTACGACGCCGCGTTGGCGGGGGAAATCCGCCGACGCGTGCAGCAAACCCAGTTCAAGCGACGCCCGCCCGTGATCGCCAAGCTCTCCGACCGGACGATCGATCGAGATTTCCGCTATCCGCGCGACTGGGGACGCTAG
- the argS gene encoding arginine--tRNA ligase: MSEFDLRERLAALLQRALDAALTDGALPPMPTPQIGLDRRGDELADYASADALRLARGAKMPPRAIAEAIAAHVAADAAIAEVTVAGPGFVNIRLDDAWALDQIEAIVNAGPAFGPAPVAEPQRIQVEYLSANPTGPLTVGAGRIGVVGDAIARMLAARGHDVTREYYVNDAGRQIELLGQTVHHHYAAALGATRPFPEDGYRGAYVAEWGQSIAAEDGDRWLDLQRREDIEAFEQRSVAIALTSIQHDLADLEIDFDEWYSEREMRARGEVEAALKTLTDAGHVTHREGATWFVGGEGTEDRENVLVRSRGDPTYFATDIAYHHDKFRARRFDLVINIWGADHQGHVPRMKAAMEALGIDPARLEILVAQMVGVRSGDGLARAGKRSGRFVTLREVLDEVGPAATRFFFLSKAIDSQMEFDLELAKREDPENPIYYIQMAHARCAGIQRSAAESPSGATPDLSRLGAPEAALVRHLLAYPEVTVDASDSREPHRIAHYLLELARAFHSYYNDHRVVSDDAVLTAARLRLVAAVRQVVANGLELLGIDAPERM, from the coding sequence GTGTCTGAATTCGACCTGCGTGAGCGCTTGGCGGCGCTCCTGCAACGCGCCCTCGACGCCGCGCTGACGGACGGCGCGCTGCCGCCGATGCCGACCCCCCAGATTGGGCTGGACCGTCGGGGAGACGAACTGGCCGACTACGCCAGCGCGGACGCGTTGCGCCTCGCGCGCGGAGCCAAGATGCCGCCGCGCGCCATCGCCGAGGCCATTGCCGCGCACGTCGCAGCCGATGCCGCCATTGCCGAGGTCACCGTCGCGGGGCCCGGATTCGTCAACATCCGCCTCGATGACGCGTGGGCACTGGACCAGATCGAGGCGATCGTGAACGCCGGACCGGCCTTCGGACCGGCGCCGGTCGCCGAGCCCCAGCGCATTCAAGTCGAGTATCTGAGCGCCAATCCCACCGGCCCGCTCACGGTGGGCGCCGGGCGCATCGGCGTGGTGGGCGACGCCATTGCCCGCATGCTGGCAGCGCGCGGGCATGACGTGACGCGCGAATATTATGTCAATGACGCCGGGCGTCAGATCGAGCTTCTTGGCCAAACCGTCCACCATCACTACGCCGCGGCCCTCGGCGCGACCCGGCCCTTCCCCGAGGACGGCTATCGGGGCGCCTACGTCGCGGAGTGGGGCCAGTCCATTGCCGCCGAGGACGGCGACCGCTGGCTCGACCTGCAACGGCGTGAGGACATTGAGGCGTTCGAGCAGCGATCCGTCGCCATCGCGCTCACCTCGATCCAGCACGACCTTGCCGACCTCGAGATCGATTTCGACGAGTGGTATTCCGAGCGTGAGATGCGCGCCCGGGGCGAGGTCGAGGCCGCGCTGAAGACCCTGACTGACGCCGGACACGTGACGCACCGCGAGGGCGCCACCTGGTTCGTCGGCGGGGAGGGCACGGAGGACCGCGAAAACGTGCTGGTGCGGTCGCGCGGCGACCCCACCTACTTCGCCACCGACATCGCCTATCACCACGACAAGTTCCGCGCGCGGCGATTCGACCTCGTGATCAACATCTGGGGCGCCGACCACCAGGGTCACGTCCCGCGCATGAAAGCCGCCATGGAGGCGCTGGGCATCGATCCCGCGCGGCTCGAAATCCTGGTGGCGCAGATGGTCGGGGTGCGCAGCGGCGACGGCCTGGCGCGCGCCGGCAAGCGCAGCGGGCGCTTTGTCACGCTGCGCGAGGTGCTCGACGAGGTCGGCCCCGCCGCCACGCGGTTTTTCTTCCTCTCAAAGGCGATCGACAGCCAGATGGAGTTCGACCTGGAGCTGGCCAAGCGCGAGGACCCCGAGAATCCGATCTACTACATCCAGATGGCGCACGCGCGCTGCGCGGGCATCCAGCGGTCGGCGGCCGAGAGTCCCTCCGGCGCGACGCCCGACCTCTCACGCTTGGGCGCGCCTGAAGCGGCCCTGGTCCGCCACCTGCTGGCCTATCCCGAGGTGACGGTGGACGCGTCGGACTCGCGCGAGCCGCACCGCATCGCGCACTACCTGCTGGAACTCGCCCGCGCGTTTCACTCGTACTACAACGATCACCGCGTGGTGAGCGACGACGCCGTGCTGACGGCCGCCCGGCTGCGCCTGGTCGCCGCCGTGCGGCAAGTCGTGGCGAACGGCTTGGAACTGCTGGGCATCGACGCGCCGGAGCGAATGTAG
- a CDS encoding DNA adenine methylase yields MPAFDFPHSPIPAANVASVPQRSPLRYPGGKTWLVPHIRAWLGGLDPKPRLLIEPFGGGAIVSLTAVMEGLVERCLVAELDPDVAAFWKAALYHGPELCERIQAFEPTREAVEALARTQPDEPLERGLRTLVLNRTRRGGILAPGASLSRAGESGKGLASRWYPDTIVTRLQRISAHADRIDFRETDGMRLLEEFAGMPGSVVFADPPYSAGGKRAGRRLYTHFEIDHPRLFRLLSDAAPEFMLTYDHAPEIADLVRRHGFHAVQVTMKNTHHDRIGELVITRGPLSFAGDSTHPAPRARRRAVCLTPAP; encoded by the coding sequence ATGCCAGCGTTTGACTTCCCCCACTCCCCCATCCCCGCCGCCAACGTGGCGTCGGTGCCCCAGCGCAGCCCATTGCGCTATCCCGGCGGCAAGACCTGGCTGGTGCCGCACATCCGCGCCTGGCTCGGGGGACTAGACCCCAAGCCCAGACTGCTGATCGAGCCGTTCGGCGGCGGGGCCATCGTCTCGCTAACGGCGGTGATGGAGGGCCTGGTCGAACGCTGTCTGGTGGCCGAGCTTGATCCTGACGTGGCGGCCTTCTGGAAGGCTGCCCTGTATCACGGTCCCGAGCTGTGCGAGCGGATTCAAGCATTCGAGCCCACGCGCGAGGCCGTGGAAGCGCTGGCGCGGACCCAGCCGGACGAGCCGTTGGAGCGCGGCCTCCGCACGCTGGTGCTCAACCGCACCCGCCGCGGCGGCATCCTGGCGCCTGGCGCGTCGCTCAGCCGTGCCGGCGAGAGCGGTAAGGGGCTGGCGTCTCGCTGGTACCCGGACACCATCGTGACCCGCCTACAGCGGATCAGCGCGCACGCGGACCGGATCGACTTTCGCGAAACCGACGGCATGCGGTTGCTCGAAGAGTTTGCCGGGATGCCGGGCTCGGTGGTCTTCGCCGATCCGCCCTACTCGGCCGGCGGCAAACGCGCGGGCCGTCGGCTCTATACGCACTTCGAGATCGACCATCCGCGGCTGTTCCGGTTGCTGTCCGACGCCGCGCCCGAGTTCATGCTCACCTACGACCACGCACCCGAAATCGCGGACCTGGTCCGCCGCCACGGCTTCCACGCGGTCCAGGTGACGATGAAGAACACGCACCATGACCGGATTGGGGAGTTAGTGATTACGCGGGGGCCGCTGAGCTTCGCTGGGGATTCCACGCACCCTGCCCCGCGGGCACGTCGACGGGCGGTGTGCCTGACTCCGGCGCCTTAG
- the uvrB gene encoding excinuclease ABC subunit UvrB, which translates to MATTPRTGVPAGFRLEAPYAPAGDQPKAVAQLVDGLDTGYRCQTLLGVTGSGKTFTIANVINDAQRPALVLAHNKTLAAQLTTELSEFFPHNAVEYFVSYYDYYQPEAYVPRTDTYIEKETDINWEIDKLRLSATRSLFERRDVIIVATVSCIYGIGSPEDYGQVSLALTVGERYDRQRFLRRLVGMQYQRNDAGFQRGRFRVRGDVVEIHPAYDDFVLRCEFFDEELERIAKIEPLTGEILEELESVTIYPARFYVTPAERLNGALSAIEDELGEYAVQLDERGKVLEAARLRQRTNFDLEMLRETGMCFGIENYSRHLSGRRPGQPPWVLLDYLPDDFVLVVDESHVTLPQVRGMLAGDRSRKQSLVDYGFRMPSAFDNRPLAFEEFETYMRSAVFMSATPGPYEYEHSEQVVEQIVRPTGLVDPAIEVRPTEGQIDDLIGEINKRVRVGERVLCTTLTKRMAEDLAEYLAEIGIKVHYLHSEIDTLDRVTILSELRRGVYDVVVGINLLREGLDLPEVSLVAILDADKEGFLRADTSLIQTIGRAARHLNGRVIMYADIVTASMQRAIDETYRRRSLQVQYNAEHGITPQSVIKGLRDLTDRVEAEALPRAAEEAPAYELGFRRVDAMSRAELAAHIKQLEAKMRLAAEALEFEKAAQFRDRIRELREDLEAAKA; encoded by the coding sequence ATGGCAACCACGCCCCGCACCGGCGTCCCCGCCGGCTTCCGGCTCGAAGCGCCCTATGCACCCGCGGGCGACCAGCCCAAGGCCGTGGCGCAGCTCGTGGACGGCCTTGACACCGGTTACCGCTGCCAGACGCTGCTGGGCGTGACCGGGTCGGGCAAGACCTTCACCATCGCCAACGTTATCAACGACGCGCAGCGGCCGGCGCTGGTGCTGGCGCACAACAAGACGCTGGCCGCCCAGTTGACCACCGAGCTGTCCGAGTTTTTTCCGCACAACGCGGTCGAATACTTCGTCAGCTACTACGACTACTACCAGCCCGAGGCGTATGTGCCGCGAACCGACACGTACATCGAGAAAGAGACCGACATCAACTGGGAGATCGACAAGCTGCGGCTCTCGGCCACGCGGTCGCTCTTCGAGCGGCGCGACGTGATCATCGTCGCCACGGTCTCGTGTATCTACGGCATCGGCTCGCCCGAGGACTACGGCCAGGTGAGCCTGGCGCTCACGGTGGGCGAGAGGTACGACCGGCAACGGTTTCTGCGGCGGCTCGTGGGCATGCAGTACCAGCGCAATGACGCCGGCTTCCAGCGCGGGCGCTTCCGCGTGCGCGGCGACGTGGTGGAGATCCACCCGGCGTACGACGACTTCGTGCTGCGCTGCGAGTTCTTCGACGAGGAGCTGGAGCGCATCGCCAAAATCGAGCCGCTGACGGGCGAGATCCTCGAGGAGCTGGAGTCGGTCACCATCTACCCGGCGCGGTTCTACGTCACGCCGGCTGAGCGACTCAACGGAGCCCTCAGCGCCATCGAGGACGAGCTCGGCGAGTACGCGGTCCAGCTGGACGAGCGCGGCAAGGTACTGGAGGCGGCCCGGCTGCGCCAGCGCACCAACTTCGACCTGGAGATGCTGCGCGAGACGGGCATGTGCTTTGGCATCGAGAACTACAGCCGCCACCTGAGCGGCCGGCGTCCCGGCCAGCCGCCCTGGGTGCTGCTGGACTACCTCCCCGACGACTTCGTGCTGGTGGTCGACGAGTCGCACGTCACGCTGCCGCAGGTGCGCGGCATGCTGGCCGGCGACCGCAGCCGCAAACAATCGCTGGTCGACTACGGCTTTCGGATGCCGTCGGCGTTCGACAACCGCCCGCTGGCCTTCGAGGAGTTCGAGACTTACATGCGGTCGGCCGTGTTCATGTCGGCCACGCCCGGTCCCTATGAATACGAGCACAGCGAGCAGGTCGTGGAGCAGATCGTACGGCCCACCGGCCTGGTCGATCCGGCCATCGAGGTGCGGCCCACCGAGGGGCAGATCGACGACCTGATCGGCGAGATCAACAAGCGGGTGCGGGTCGGCGAGCGCGTGCTCTGCACCACGCTCACCAAGCGCATGGCCGAAGACCTGGCCGAGTACCTGGCGGAGATCGGCATCAAGGTGCACTACCTGCACTCGGAGATCGACACGCTGGACCGGGTCACGATTCTCAGCGAGCTGCGGCGCGGGGTTTACGACGTGGTGGTGGGGATCAACCTGCTGCGCGAGGGGCTCGATCTGCCGGAGGTGTCGTTGGTCGCGATTCTCGACGCCGACAAAGAGGGATTCCTGCGTGCCGATACGTCGCTCATCCAGACCATCGGCCGCGCCGCGCGGCATCTGAACGGGCGCGTGATCATGTACGCGGACATTGTGACCGCGAGCATGCAGCGGGCCATCGACGAAACCTATCGCCGTCGCAGCTTGCAGGTTCAATACAACGCCGAGCACGGCATCACGCCGCAGTCGGTGATCAAGGGGCTGCGCGACCTCACCGACCGGGTGGAGGCCGAGGCGCTGCCGCGGGCCGCCGAGGAAGCGCCGGCCTATGAGCTCGGCTTCCGCCGCGTCGACGCCATGAGCCGGGCGGAGCTGGCCGCGCACATCAAGCAGCTCGAAGCCAAGATGCGCCTGGCCGCCGAGGCGCTCGAGTTCGAGAAGGCCGCCCAGTTCCGCGACCGCATCCGCGAGCTTCGCGAGGACCTGGAAGCGGCGAAGGCGTAG
- a CDS encoding transcriptional regulator, producing the protein MTDAAIVLNETIHQATRLRIMTLLVGQPETDRLAYGFIQRTLGLTGGNLTIHLRKLEDADYLVLTKEFVGAKPRTWVQATQAGRRAFAEYLANLERALNGQLHR; encoded by the coding sequence TTGACCGACGCAGCGATCGTCCTCAACGAGACGATCCACCAGGCGACGCGACTGCGAATCATGACGCTGCTGGTCGGCCAGCCGGAGACGGACCGGCTCGCGTACGGATTCATCCAGCGGACCCTCGGCCTCACCGGCGGCAACTTGACCATCCATCTGCGCAAGCTCGAAGACGCGGACTACCTCGTCCTCACGAAGGAGTTCGTCGGAGCCAAGCCGCGAACGTGGGTGCAGGCGACGCAGGCGGGCCGCCGTGCCTTCGCTGAATACCTAGCCAATCTGGAGCGGGCGCTGAACGGGCAGCTGCATCGCTAG
- a CDS encoding ATP-binding protein, giving the protein MLLIVNGYAASAKTTLARALSRELRWPLVVKDEFKELLFDRLGAIDYQESKRLGAAAIDVMFSVARELLVSGTSVIIESPLIPAYDNARLRALERDADFLTVQVVLTGDPDVLFERYRSRAERGERHPSHFDHDRLADMHAMLHSPFESLTVSGETLHFDTTSLSDETIAEMQRQTMVVIDELSVTTDPRSGE; this is encoded by the coding sequence GTGCTGCTGATCGTCAACGGCTACGCGGCGTCGGCGAAAACAACCCTCGCGCGGGCGTTGTCCCGCGAGTTGCGCTGGCCGCTGGTCGTCAAGGATGAATTCAAGGAACTGCTGTTCGACCGGCTCGGCGCCATCGACTACCAGGAATCCAAGCGGCTCGGGGCTGCGGCTATCGACGTGATGTTCAGCGTGGCTCGCGAGCTATTGGTCTCTGGAACCTCGGTCATCATCGAATCACCACTAATCCCGGCTTACGACAACGCCCGCCTCCGTGCGCTGGAGCGCGACGCCGACTTCCTGACCGTCCAGGTCGTGCTCACGGGCGATCCCGACGTGCTCTTCGAGCGCTACCGGTCGCGCGCCGAGCGCGGCGAGCGGCACCCGAGCCACTTCGACCACGACCGCCTGGCGGACATGCACGCGATGCTGCATTCGCCGTTCGAGTCGCTCACGGTCTCCGGCGAGACCCTCCATTTCGACACGACGAGCCTCTCCGACGAGACGATCGCCGAGATGCAGCGGCAGACCATGGTGGTCATCGACGAGCTGTCCGTCACAACCGATCCACGATCCGGAGAGTGA